A genome region from Microbacterium sp. CGR2 includes the following:
- a CDS encoding MarR family winged helix-turn-helix transcriptional regulator, whose protein sequence is MTDRKLALEAWESLFRAQHELFTEMLADFDDAHLAQAEYDVLLTVTRAPEMTARLRDVTANMLISQPSVSRLIDRMVARGLVAKCPDPDDGRGSLIRATDAGAKTFRALAMIHGRSIAERMSRLDDDELRTLLALTKKLRQG, encoded by the coding sequence ATGACCGATCGCAAGCTCGCCCTGGAGGCATGGGAGAGCCTGTTCCGCGCGCAGCACGAGCTGTTCACCGAGATGCTCGCCGACTTCGACGACGCCCATCTCGCTCAGGCCGAATACGACGTGCTGCTGACGGTGACCCGGGCGCCGGAGATGACGGCCCGCCTGCGAGATGTCACCGCGAACATGCTGATCAGCCAACCGAGCGTCTCGCGGCTCATCGACCGCATGGTGGCGCGCGGGCTGGTCGCCAAGTGCCCCGATCCCGACGACGGTCGCGGATCGTTGATCCGAGCGACGGATGCCGGAGCCAAGACATTCCGCGCGCTCGCGATGATTCACGGTCGTTCGATCGCCGAGCGCATGTCCCGACTCGACGACGACGAGCTCCGCACCCTCCTCGCTCTGACGAAGAAGCTCCGCCAGGGCTGA